From the Astatotilapia calliptera chromosome 6, fAstCal1.2, whole genome shotgun sequence genome, one window contains:
- the LOC113023926 gene encoding uncharacterized protein LOC113023926 isoform X3 — translation MSHAPCSSSRREPSSAENRSLSNMWAYRTDPVVENQPTSQPTMDAAVDTRLNSGEDAVIDQNTIQHDPDSVCLEHFGTFDNNKTLYSGFDDGAHISQRPLVPSQTNNDTSTPNISAACPSGFADGVASSQSMDDSCHDVLTRQATALVLTAREKHRLSQSGVNDVVAALQQYQASLVNNLRSQVQKVFQQHHGSGLEKDVLAVFDQIEDPFASVSTTYRQDDVIKRNFNFVESEEVCVGYTAVMGKKREKKIPHYCAQMFSLCSACQKFGAVIVPSKSFGIDR, via the exons ATGTCTCATGCTCCTTGCTCCAG TTCTAGGAGGGAACCCTCATCAGCGGAGAACAGAAGTCTGAGTAACATGTGGGCCTACAGGACTGATCCAGTGGTCGAAAACCAGCCAACAAGCCAGCCAACAATGGATGCAGCTGTAGACACCAGATTGAACTCAGGAGAAGATGCAGTGATTGATCAAAACACAATACAGCATGATCCAGACAGTGTGTGCCTCGAACATTTTGGTACTTTTGACAATAATAAGACATTGTACTCTGGCTTCGATGATGGTGCCCATATCTCGCAAAGGCCCCTTGTTCCATCCCAGACCAACAATGATACCTCGACTCCAAACATTTCAGCAGCTTGTCCAAGCGGGTTCGCAGATGGAGTAGCATCATCCCAATCTATG GATGACTCCTGCCACGATGTTCTTACCAGACAAGCAACAGCTCTTGTATTGACTGCAAGAGAGAAACATCGTCTTTCACAG AGTGGTGTGAATGATGTCGTTGCAGCATTACAACAGTATCAGGCATCGTTGGTCAATAATCTGAGAAGTCAGGTACAAAAGGTTTTCCAGCAGCATCATGGAAGTGGACTTGAAAAAGATGTTTTGGCAGTCTTCGACCAGATTGAGGATCCATTTGCCTCTGTTTCAACAACATACAGGCAGGATGATGTGATAAAGAGAAATTTCAATTTTGTGGAGTCCGAGGAGGTTTGTGTTGGGTATACTGCTgtcatggggaaaaaaagggaaaaaaagattccTCACTACTGTGCccaaatgttttcattatgtTCCGCTTGTCAGAAGTTTGGAGCAGTTATTGTCCCATCCAAGAGTTTTGGCATTGATAGATGA
- the LOC113023926 gene encoding uncharacterized protein LOC113023926 isoform X2 has protein sequence MDVSKNIVFTIHFGITFVEHTPTTLAMDDAADRLGHKNLSRREPSSAENRSLSNMWAYRTDPVVENQPTSQPTMDAAVDTRLNSGEDAVIDQNTIQHDPDSVCLEHFGTFDNNKTLYSGFDDGAHISQRPLVPSQTNNDTSTPNISAACPSGFADGVASSQSMDDSCHDVLTRQATALVLTAREKHRLSQSGVNDVVAALQQYQASLVNNLRSQVQKVFQQHHGSGLEKDVLAVFDQIEDPFASVSTTYRQDDVIKRNFNFVESEEVCVGYTAVMGKKREKKIPHYCAQMFSLCSACQKFGAVIVPSKSFGIDR, from the exons ATGGATGTGTCAAAGAATATCGTGTTTACAATTCATTTTGGTATCACATTCGTCGAACACACTCCGACCACCTTGGCAATGGACGATGCAGCGGATCGACTAGGACACAAAAATCT TTCTAGGAGGGAACCCTCATCAGCGGAGAACAGAAGTCTGAGTAACATGTGGGCCTACAGGACTGATCCAGTGGTCGAAAACCAGCCAACAAGCCAGCCAACAATGGATGCAGCTGTAGACACCAGATTGAACTCAGGAGAAGATGCAGTGATTGATCAAAACACAATACAGCATGATCCAGACAGTGTGTGCCTCGAACATTTTGGTACTTTTGACAATAATAAGACATTGTACTCTGGCTTCGATGATGGTGCCCATATCTCGCAAAGGCCCCTTGTTCCATCCCAGACCAACAATGATACCTCGACTCCAAACATTTCAGCAGCTTGTCCAAGCGGGTTCGCAGATGGAGTAGCATCATCCCAATCTATG GATGACTCCTGCCACGATGTTCTTACCAGACAAGCAACAGCTCTTGTATTGACTGCAAGAGAGAAACATCGTCTTTCACAG AGTGGTGTGAATGATGTCGTTGCAGCATTACAACAGTATCAGGCATCGTTGGTCAATAATCTGAGAAGTCAGGTACAAAAGGTTTTCCAGCAGCATCATGGAAGTGGACTTGAAAAAGATGTTTTGGCAGTCTTCGACCAGATTGAGGATCCATTTGCCTCTGTTTCAACAACATACAGGCAGGATGATGTGATAAAGAGAAATTTCAATTTTGTGGAGTCCGAGGAGGTTTGTGTTGGGTATACTGCTgtcatggggaaaaaaagggaaaaaaagattccTCACTACTGTGCccaaatgttttcattatgtTCCGCTTGTCAGAAGTTTGGAGCAGTTATTGTCCCATCCAAGAGTTTTGGCATTGATAGATGA
- the LOC113023925 gene encoding uncharacterized protein LOC113023925 isoform X1, giving the protein MEKLDEITIATLKEANVGEDLLSSLSRDDIKDLFPGPEHFLRRRALWLAVHKCEENKTAAEKMLTTTGDGDFSREEPSTSKFVTMSNPEYIVFTDSELEQARHSYFEKKRLGTECAEPLSKELFCRLVRNTMTNMISIARAAEDSRYPSKHEVDAMAKRLMEYYPMLKETCGEWEHVAKKLMKRLSNVKSPRKGKKPPAKKPRKDGNESVAKSDSSGESSASTIILDKSPVRSMGTPVHHQDGSDEESGSADFFDSQKTQARHYKTLQEIYKTKKPNKAAVTQLLNLEFESRRQFINSDAIKEQDRAVKILEAYPCFRELDHVLDELRRIIQPSNLKYISEMKDRWEIFYSKVQFYGVMKKVMKPPKTLDGVEHAAAVFRALPVLFPSSTVPPKKLGICSEAFFHVLKTSEDPEGYLRQRPLACPVLLVSEGNCMIAVGTTPVSTFDRKDLNEGLLYLMAYYYALHLTYPKCISTLLSVLQTEILKDSIHDRDSTPSYKKALGEWKSFIE; this is encoded by the exons ATGGAGAAACTGGACGAAATAACAATTGCCACCCTGAAAG AAGCAAATGTTGGAGAAGACCTGCTCTCATCACTTTCACGAGATGACATCAAAGATCTGTTTCCTGGTCCTGAACATTTCCTCAGGCGTCGGGCTCTATGGCTTGCAGTGCACAAATGTGAAGAA AACAAGACTGCTGCTGAAAAAATGCTAACAACTACTGGAGATGGTGACTTCTCCAGAGAGGAACCCAGCACTTCTAAGTTTGTGACTATGTCCAACCCAGAGTACATAGTCTTCACAGACAGTGAACTTGAGCAAGCTCGACATTCCTACTTTGAAAAGAAGCGGCTGGGGACAGAGTGTGCTGAACCTTTGTCAAAGGAACTCTTTTGTCGACTTGTAAGAAACACCATGACAAACATGATTTCGATAGCAAGAGCAGCTGAAGACTCCAGATACCCCAGCAAACATGAGGTTGATGCCATGGCAAAGCGATTAATGGAGTACTACCCAATGCTTAAAGAAACGTGTGGTGAGTGG GAGCATGTTGCTAAAAAGCTAATGAAGAGACTCTCCAATGTCAAAAGTCCAAGGAAGGGCAAAAAACCTCCTGCGAAGAAGCCAAGAAAGGATGGGAATGAAAGCGTTGCAAAaagtgacagcagtggggagtccAGTGCATCAACTATTATTCTAGATAAATCACCAGTTAGATCGATGGGCACCCCAGTGCACCACCAGGATGGCAGTGATGAAGAAT CTGGTTCAGCTGACTTCTTTGACAGCCAAAAAACCCAGGCAAGACACTACAAGACACTTCAAGAAATATACAAGACCAAAAAACCGAACAAAGCTGCTGTTACCCAACTGCTGAACCTGGAGTTTGAGTCTAGAAGACAATTCATTAACTCTGATGCTATAAAGGAGCAGGACAGAGCAGTGAAGATACTAGAGGCATATCCTTGTTTCAGAGAACTGGACCAT GTCCTTGATGAGCTGCGGAGAATTATTCAACCATCCAACTTGAAATACATTTCTGAGATGAAGGATAGATGGGAAATCTTCTACTCGAAGGTGCAGTTTTATGGTGTCATGAAGAAAGTTATGAAGCCGCCAAAAACTTTGGATGGAG TGGAacatgcagcagctgtgttcagAGCCCTTCCCGTGCTTTTCCCTTCCAGCACAGTACCACCTAAGAAGCTGGGCATCTGTAGTGAGGCTTTTTTCCATGTCCTAAAG ACTTCAGAAGACCCTGAAGGCTACCTGCGTCAGCGACCCCTGGCTTGTCCAGTTCTGCTTGTCTCTGAAGGCAACTGCATGATAGCTGTTGGAACCACACCAGTGAGCACTTTTGACCGGAAGGATCTTAATGAGGGACTGCTCTATCTGATGGCATATTACTATGCCCTCCACCTCACATATCCAAAGTGCATTTCCACGCTGCTGTCTGTCTTGCAAACTGAAATACTCAAAGACTCCATCCATGACCGAGATTCAACCCCCTCTTACAAGAAGGCGCTTGGTGAGTGGAAGTCATTCATTGAGTGA
- the LOC113023926 gene encoding uncharacterized protein LOC113023926 isoform X1: protein MIWRCVICFVFVGLTLKSLLSHINSAHSHSPDFRVVCGIDGCVKEYRVYNSFWYHIRRTHSDHLGNGRCSGSTRTQKSVSSRREPSSAENRSLSNMWAYRTDPVVENQPTSQPTMDAAVDTRLNSGEDAVIDQNTIQHDPDSVCLEHFGTFDNNKTLYSGFDDGAHISQRPLVPSQTNNDTSTPNISAACPSGFADGVASSQSMDDSCHDVLTRQATALVLTAREKHRLSQSGVNDVVAALQQYQASLVNNLRSQVQKVFQQHHGSGLEKDVLAVFDQIEDPFASVSTTYRQDDVIKRNFNFVESEEVCVGYTAVMGKKREKKIPHYCAQMFSLCSACQKFGAVIVPSKSFGIDR, encoded by the exons atgatttggcgctgtgttaTCTGCTTCGTTTTTGTGGGTCTGACCCTCAAATCCTTACTGAGTCATATTAATTCTGCACATAGCCATAGTCCAGATTTCCGTGTAGTTTGTGGCATAGATGGATGTGTCAAAGAATATCGTGTTTACAATTCATTTTGGTATCACATTCGTCGAACACACTCCGACCACCTTGGCAATGGACGATGCAGCGGATCGACTAGGACACAAAAATCTGTAAG TTCTAGGAGGGAACCCTCATCAGCGGAGAACAGAAGTCTGAGTAACATGTGGGCCTACAGGACTGATCCAGTGGTCGAAAACCAGCCAACAAGCCAGCCAACAATGGATGCAGCTGTAGACACCAGATTGAACTCAGGAGAAGATGCAGTGATTGATCAAAACACAATACAGCATGATCCAGACAGTGTGTGCCTCGAACATTTTGGTACTTTTGACAATAATAAGACATTGTACTCTGGCTTCGATGATGGTGCCCATATCTCGCAAAGGCCCCTTGTTCCATCCCAGACCAACAATGATACCTCGACTCCAAACATTTCAGCAGCTTGTCCAAGCGGGTTCGCAGATGGAGTAGCATCATCCCAATCTATG GATGACTCCTGCCACGATGTTCTTACCAGACAAGCAACAGCTCTTGTATTGACTGCAAGAGAGAAACATCGTCTTTCACAG AGTGGTGTGAATGATGTCGTTGCAGCATTACAACAGTATCAGGCATCGTTGGTCAATAATCTGAGAAGTCAGGTACAAAAGGTTTTCCAGCAGCATCATGGAAGTGGACTTGAAAAAGATGTTTTGGCAGTCTTCGACCAGATTGAGGATCCATTTGCCTCTGTTTCAACAACATACAGGCAGGATGATGTGATAAAGAGAAATTTCAATTTTGTGGAGTCCGAGGAGGTTTGTGTTGGGTATACTGCTgtcatggggaaaaaaagggaaaaaaagattccTCACTACTGTGCccaaatgttttcattatgtTCCGCTTGTCAGAAGTTTGGAGCAGTTATTGTCCCATCCAAGAGTTTTGGCATTGATAGATGA
- the LOC113023925 gene encoding uncharacterized protein LOC113023925 isoform X2, whose translation MLTTTGDGDFSREEPSTSKFVTMSNPEYIVFTDSELEQARHSYFEKKRLGTECAEPLSKELFCRLVRNTMTNMISIARAAEDSRYPSKHEVDAMAKRLMEYYPMLKETCGEWEHVAKKLMKRLSNVKSPRKGKKPPAKKPRKDGNESVAKSDSSGESSASTIILDKSPVRSMGTPVHHQDGSDEESGSADFFDSQKTQARHYKTLQEIYKTKKPNKAAVTQLLNLEFESRRQFINSDAIKEQDRAVKILEAYPCFRELDHVLDELRRIIQPSNLKYISEMKDRWEIFYSKVQFYGVMKKVMKPPKTLDGVEHAAAVFRALPVLFPSSTVPPKKLGICSEAFFHVLKTSEDPEGYLRQRPLACPVLLVSEGNCMIAVGTTPVSTFDRKDLNEGLLYLMAYYYALHLTYPKCISTLLSVLQTEILKDSIHDRDSTPSYKKALGEWKSFIE comes from the exons ATGCTAACAACTACTGGAGATGGTGACTTCTCCAGAGAGGAACCCAGCACTTCTAAGTTTGTGACTATGTCCAACCCAGAGTACATAGTCTTCACAGACAGTGAACTTGAGCAAGCTCGACATTCCTACTTTGAAAAGAAGCGGCTGGGGACAGAGTGTGCTGAACCTTTGTCAAAGGAACTCTTTTGTCGACTTGTAAGAAACACCATGACAAACATGATTTCGATAGCAAGAGCAGCTGAAGACTCCAGATACCCCAGCAAACATGAGGTTGATGCCATGGCAAAGCGATTAATGGAGTACTACCCAATGCTTAAAGAAACGTGTGGTGAGTGG GAGCATGTTGCTAAAAAGCTAATGAAGAGACTCTCCAATGTCAAAAGTCCAAGGAAGGGCAAAAAACCTCCTGCGAAGAAGCCAAGAAAGGATGGGAATGAAAGCGTTGCAAAaagtgacagcagtggggagtccAGTGCATCAACTATTATTCTAGATAAATCACCAGTTAGATCGATGGGCACCCCAGTGCACCACCAGGATGGCAGTGATGAAGAAT CTGGTTCAGCTGACTTCTTTGACAGCCAAAAAACCCAGGCAAGACACTACAAGACACTTCAAGAAATATACAAGACCAAAAAACCGAACAAAGCTGCTGTTACCCAACTGCTGAACCTGGAGTTTGAGTCTAGAAGACAATTCATTAACTCTGATGCTATAAAGGAGCAGGACAGAGCAGTGAAGATACTAGAGGCATATCCTTGTTTCAGAGAACTGGACCAT GTCCTTGATGAGCTGCGGAGAATTATTCAACCATCCAACTTGAAATACATTTCTGAGATGAAGGATAGATGGGAAATCTTCTACTCGAAGGTGCAGTTTTATGGTGTCATGAAGAAAGTTATGAAGCCGCCAAAAACTTTGGATGGAG TGGAacatgcagcagctgtgttcagAGCCCTTCCCGTGCTTTTCCCTTCCAGCACAGTACCACCTAAGAAGCTGGGCATCTGTAGTGAGGCTTTTTTCCATGTCCTAAAG ACTTCAGAAGACCCTGAAGGCTACCTGCGTCAGCGACCCCTGGCTTGTCCAGTTCTGCTTGTCTCTGAAGGCAACTGCATGATAGCTGTTGGAACCACACCAGTGAGCACTTTTGACCGGAAGGATCTTAATGAGGGACTGCTCTATCTGATGGCATATTACTATGCCCTCCACCTCACATATCCAAAGTGCATTTCCACGCTGCTGTCTGTCTTGCAAACTGAAATACTCAAAGACTCCATCCATGACCGAGATTCAACCCCCTCTTACAAGAAGGCGCTTGGTGAGTGGAAGTCATTCATTGAGTGA